From Myxocyprinus asiaticus isolate MX2 ecotype Aquarium Trade chromosome 10, UBuf_Myxa_2, whole genome shotgun sequence, the proteins below share one genomic window:
- the mrpl30 gene encoding 39S ribosomal protein L30, mitochondrial gives MAGLYRALLTAASSVTKNLTQGTSCPLKGACRTKFTRSRIPPQVFEERSKEHEKYGGDPEQPHKLHIVTRVKSTMRRPYWERKVVKSLGLMKAHEPRVHKNTPSVNNQLKIIKHLVKIQPLKLPYGLPAEEDMANTYLNSRGELVVKRLLKPLDQKAIES, from the exons ATGGCAGGACTATATAGAGCTCTTTTAACAGCTGCCTCCTCTGTCACAAAG AATCTGACACAAGGCACATCATGTCCACTGAAAGGAGCATGTCGCACTAAATTCACCAGGAGCCGCATCCCTCCACAG GTATTTGAGGAGCGATCAAAGGAACATGAAAAGTATGGTGGGGATCCAGAACAGCCTCATAAACTGCATATAGTGACACGGGTTAAAAGCACAATGCGACGACCCTATTGGGAAAGGAAGGTTGTAAAGAGTTTGGGTCTTATGAAG GCACATGAACCCCGTGTCCACAAGAACACCCCCTCTGTAAACAATCAACTAAAAATAATTAAGCATCTTGTTAA GATTCAGCCCCTCAAACTCCCTTATGGACTACCTGCGGAGGAGGATATGGCCAACACCTATTTGAATAGCAGAGGGGAGCTGGTAGTGAAACGTCTCCTTAAACCACTTGACCAGAAAGCCATTGAGTCATAG
- the zgc:162944 gene encoding glutamine amidotransferase-like class 1 domain-containing protein 3, mitochondrial — MAKRVAVVLAGCGVFDGSEIHEASAVLVHLSRQQASVKIFAPDVDQMHVVDHLKDSPTEEKRNVLVESARLARGDIQDLSQVNVKNLDAIIFPGGFGAAKNLCSWAVQGKDCSVNEQVKTVLQAFHAEKKPIGLCCISPVLAAKVFPGCEVTVGHEKDERYPDVPATAEAITQLGCKHICKHVNEAHVDEKNKIVTTSAFMCKAPLHEIFDGIGVMVQEVLKLA, encoded by the exons ATGGCAAAGCGTGTTGCTGTAGTGTTGGCAGGCTGTGGTGTATTTGATGGAAGTGAAATCCACGAGGCGTCTGCGGTGCTCGTTCATCTGAGCCGTCAGCAAGCTTCT GTCAAGATATTTGCACCCGATGTTGATCAGATGCATGTTGTAGATCACCTGAAAGACTCTCCAACTGAGGAAAAGAGGAATGTGCTTGTGGAGAGTGCCAGACTTGCCCGGGGTGATATCCAAGACCTTTCTCAGGTTAATGTGAAGAATCTAGATGCCATCATCTTTCCTG GTGGTTTTGGTGCAGCCAAAAACCTGTGTAGCTGGGCTGTCCAGGGTAAAGACTGCTCTGTCAATGAGCAGGTGAAAACAGTGCTGCAGGCCTTTCATGCCGAGAAGAAGCCCATCGGCTTGTGCTGTATCTCACCTGTGCTGGCAGCTAAGGTTTTCCCTGGCTGTGAGGTGACTGTTGGCCATGAAAAGGATGAAAG ATATCCAGATGTTCCAGCCACTGCTGAAGCTATTACTCAACTTGGCTGCAAGCACATCTGCAAGCATGTCAACGAGGCCCATGTTGATGAGAAAAATAAGATTGTCACCACCAGTGCTTTCATGTGCAAAGCACCACTGCATGAAATATTTGATGGAATTGGAGTGATGGTACAGGAGGTGCTGAAACTTGCCTGA
- the acod1 gene encoding cis-aconitate decarboxylase, whose amino-acid sequence MLRKSVTESFGAAVSCLSTSHLTDEVIRRSKRMILDTLGVGLLGTSTPVFKTVLQYSQRQQAMKNSKVWGRPGSSLPPQYAALVHGVAVHSMDFDDTWHPATHPSGAVLPALLALAETMPVKPSGLELLLAFNVGIEVQGRLLRFSKEAYNIPKRFHPPAVVGVMGSAAATAKLLGLSPSQSIAALAIACSSAGAPMANAATQTKPLHMGNAAQGGLEASELALLGLVGNTQILDVESGFGAFYSDYVPHQLAEVTPISYYRWALEDQNIAQKRFPAHLGMHWVADAAMEARAKFLDKYPNANLNQIKKITLRVPLSRYVDCPVPVTEHQARHSFQFNCCTALLDGEVTVESFSKSQMNRSTLKDMLLKVHLENPQDNHSSFEKMYCEIAVETTQGEMFTARCNTFYGHWRKPLSHEDLVQKFKANASTVLTPDVVEGIIYTVDSLDTNPDCSMLWSYMHFNKEMLHTDECYYSVSA is encoded by the exons ATGCTCAGAAAG AGTGTTACTGAAAGTTTTGGGGCAGCAGTGTCATGTTTGAGCACATCTCATCTGACGGATGAAGTGATTAGAAGGAGTAAGAGAATGATACTGGACACACTGGGAGTGGGATTACTTGGAACCAGCACGCCAGTCTTTAAAACTGTTCTCCAGTACAGCCAA AGACAGCAAGCAATGAAAAACAGCAAAGTCTGGGGAAGACCAGGATCATCACTTCCACCGCAGTATGCTGCCTTAGTTCATGGAGTTGCA GTGCACTCTATGGACTTTGATGACACCTGGCATCCAGCCACTCACCCCTCCGGTGCTGTTTTGCCAGCTCTCCTGGCATTAGCTGAAACAATGCCTGTTAAACCCTCTGGCTTGGAGCTGTTGCTGGCTTTCAATGTGGGCATAGAGGTTCAGGGGAGGCTCCTGAGGTTTTCCAAAGAGGCATACAACATTCCCAAAAG ATTTCACCCACCTGCAGTTGTTGGGGTTATGGGCAGCGCGGCTGCTACGGCTAAACTCTTAGGCCTCTCTCCATCCCAGAGCATAGCAGCTCTGGCTATAGCCTGTTCATCTGCTGGAGCTCCCATGGCAAATGCTGCTACACAAACCAAGCCACTACACATGGGCAACGCTGCACAGGGGGGTCTGGAAGCCTCTGAACTTGCTCTCCTTGGTCTTGTGGGCAATACACAAATTCTGGATGTGGAATCAGGCTTCGGGGCCTTTTATTCAGATTATGTTCCTCACCAGCTGGCTGAGGTCACCCCTATTTCTTATTACAGGTGGGCGTTGGAAGATCAGAACATTGCACAGAAGCGCTTCCCTGCCCACCTTGGGATGCACTGGGTAGCAGATGCAGCAATGGAAGCAAGAGCGAAATTTCTGGACAAATACCCAAATGCCAATCTCAATCAGATTAAGAAAATTACATTGAGAGTGCCCTTATCCAGATATGTAGACTGTCCTGTTCCAGTTACTGAGCACCAGGCCAGACACTCTTTCCAGTTCAACTGCTGCACTGCTCTGCTTGATGGTGAGGTCACCGTTGAATCTTTCAGCAAAAGTCAGATGAACAGGAGCACTCTTAAGGATATGCTTCTCAAAGTACATTTGGAAAATCCACAAGACAATCACTCGAGCTTTGAAAAGATGTATTGTGAAATTGCTGTGGAGACGACACAGGGGGAAATGTTCACTGCTCGCTGCAACACGTTTTACGGTCACTGGAGGAAACCACTTAGTCATGAGGATCTGGTGCAGAAGTTCAAGGCAAATGCGTCAACTGTGCTAACCCCAGATGTAGTGGAGGGTATTATTTATACTGTAGACAGTCTGGACACAAACCCAGACTGCTCAATGCTTTGGTCATATATGCACTTTAATAAGGAAATGCTGCACACAGATGAGTGCTACTACTCAGTTTCGGCTTGA
- the kctd12.1 gene encoding BTB/POZ domain-containing protein KCTD12.1, whose amino-acid sequence MALADPECVISNCAESASPFSEIVELNVGGQVYLTRHTTLTAVPDSLLWHMFSKKTPKDLARDSKGRYFLDRDGFLFRYILDYLRDLNLVLPDYFPEKSRLQREAEFYQLRDLSKLLSPKMSKDNSITDEICQSDSEELSMQSATPLVGPDPSRALSAVSNAHSPSLESKKSGYITVGYRGSYTIGRDIQTDAKFRRVARITVCGKTSLAKEVFGDTLNESRDPDRPPERYTSRYYLKYNFLEQAFDKLSESGFHMAACSSTGTCAYFSNDPNEDKIWTSYTEYVFCRE is encoded by the coding sequence ATGGCTTTGGCAGATCCAGAATGTGTAATATCAAACTGCGCAGAATCAGCGTCTCCGTTTTCTGAAATCGTTGAACTAAATGTTGGAGGACAAGTGTATTTGACACGGCACACGACTTTGACAGCCGTACCGGATTCTCTCCTCTGGCACATGTTTAGTAAGAAAACACCAAAAGATCTGGCACGAGACAGCAAGGGTCGTTACTTTCTGGACAGGGACGGGTTTCTTTTCCGCTACATTTTAGACTATCTACGGGATCTAAATCTGGTTCTGCCCGACTATTTTCCAGAAAAGAGCAGACTACAGAGGGAGGCAGAGTTTTATCAGCTGCGGGACCTGTCCAAGCTCTTGAGTCCCAAAATGAGCAAAGACAACTCCATCACCGATGAGATCTGCCAGAGTGATTCGGAAGAGCTGTCGATGCAGAGCGCGACTCCTCTGGTCGGACCGGACCCCTCACGCGCGCTGTCCGCCGTCAGTAACGCTCACTCTCCATCCCTGGAGTCCAAGAAGTCGGGCTACATCACAGTCGGTTACCGGGGTTCGTATACAATCGGaagagacatacagacagacgcCAAATTCAGGCGAGTCGCGAGGATCACGGTGTGCGGGAAAACTTCTCTGGCGAAGGAGGTGTTCGGAGACACTTTGAACGAAAGCAGAGACCCGGACCGACCTCCGGAGAGGTATACATCACGCTATTATCTGAAATATAATTTTCTCGAACAAGCGTTTGACAAACTGTCCGAGTCTGGCTTCCATATGGCCGCGTGCAGCTCCACTGGCACGTGCGCCTACTTCAGTAATGATCCGAACGAGGATAAAATCTGGACAAGCTACACAGAGTATGTGTTCTGTCGAGAATGA